In Betta splendens chromosome 19, fBetSpl5.4, whole genome shotgun sequence, the following proteins share a genomic window:
- the si:ch211-158d24.2 gene encoding multiple epidermal growth factor-like domains protein 9, with protein MRLTSLMMYIYPALLFILYVYVRFLEAAPRISPYDASPISRKPGSASDTWDTFHTDKPRSLPESERAPGPLIALMPPLAIVSPGPAATSSPISSNTTPFQPPTADPASTTTTGIIAAPREQIASPISRLSGTGKRSVDPQTSLFAPEKMLQTMVSMVSQRTANDAWSADNIGTSDTSMENNQEGPCNCSTGGEGILAEDECDPVTGQCSCLSGYAGLQCDDCEEGHFTNGTSGCLPCSCDSFGAVDNLCDSSGICECKTGVYGPKCDECHPGFFRFSSTGCQPCQCHNHTSSCHPQSGGCLNCEDNTQGTNCEKCKSGFYRRPGAALTEACAPCPCSSSTSTGTCHTDPTGPVCDKCLPRYSGAHCDNCSAGFYRASEACVPCDCSGNAEPQGPAQLCHPDTGHCLRCVNGTAGPNCQFCAPGFIGDARAHNCTRPAARLLPTPAAPTTTSAPSPSTSLTSTTLTSATAIGVPAATSRGNASATAATSQALLTSLSSPTDNTTAALTEVSWTQFNIIILAVIILMVVLLLGFVGGVYTYREYQNRKLNAPFWTIELKEDNISFSSYHDSIPNADVSGLLEDEANEVAPNGQLALSTQGNCYKA; from the exons ATGAGGCTAACGTCCTTAATGATGTACATATATCCGGCtctgttatttattttgtatgtatatgttaGATTTTTGGAAGCTGCACCTCGCATCAGCCCCTATGATGCGTCGCCTATTTCTAGGAAGCCCGGCTCAGCCTCCGACACCTGGGACACCTTCCACACCGACAAGCCCCGCTCTTTACCCGAGAGCGAACGCGCTCCCGGGCCTCTAATCGCACTCATGCCGCCGCTTGCCATTGTTTCTCCCGGCCCAGCCGCCACTAGCAGCCCCATCTCCAGCAACACGACCCCCTTCCAGCCTCCTACGGCGGACCCAGCCTCCACGACCACCACGGGCATCATCGCAGCTCCTAGGGAACAAATAGCGTCGCCGATTTCCAGGTTATCGGGCACAGGAAAACGATCCGTCGATCCGCAAACATCACTTTTTGCGCCGGAGAAAATGCTGCAGACTATGGTGTCCATGGTGTCCCAGCGCACAGCAAACGATGCGTGGTCTGCGGATAATATTGGCACATCTGATACCTCAATGGAGAATAATCAAG AGGGCCCCTGTAACTGCAGCACCGGTGGAGAAGGCATTCTGGCTGAAGACGAGTGTGACCCCGTCACAGGTCAGTGTTCGTGCCTGTCGGGCTACGCTGGTCTGCAGTGCGACGACTGTGAGGAGGGACATTTCACCAACGGCACCAGCGGCTGCTTGCCCTGCTCCTGTGACTCCTTTGGCGCAGTGGACAACCTCTGTGACAG CTCAGGGATTTGTGAGTGCAAGACGGGAGTGTATGGACCCAAGTGTGATGAGTGCCACCCGGGCTTCTTCCGCTTCAGCAGCACCGGCTGCCAGCCCTGCCAGTGTCACAACCACACCAGCTCCTGCCACCCACAGTCCG GAGGGTGTCTGAACTGTGAGGACAACACCCAGGGAACCAACTGTGAGAAGTGTAAGTCAGGCTTCTACCGCAGACCTGGAGCCGCCCTGACTGAGGCCTGTGCACCGTgtccctgctccagctccacatcCACCGGCACCTGCCACACCG ACCCCACTGGCCCAGTGTGTGACAAATGCCTGCCTCGCTACAGTGGCGCTCACTGTGACAACTGCAGCGCTGGCTTCTACAGAGCCTCTGAGGCCTGTGTTCCCTGTGACTGCAGTGGGAATGCAGAGCCTCAGGGTCCGGCCCAGCTCTGTCACCCCGACACCGGACACTGTTTACGCTGTGTGAACGGCACCGCTGGGCCCAACTGCCAGTTCTGTGCTCCGGGATTCATAGGCGACGCCCGAGCACATAACTGCACACGTCCAG ctgctcGCCTGCTTCCCACCCCGGCAGCTCCGACCACAACCagcgccccctccccctccacgtCTCTCACCAGCACCACGCTGACCTCAGCCACAGCCATAGGCGTCCCGGCCGCCACGTCCAGGGGCAACGCCAGCGCCACCGCCGCCACCAGCCAGGCCCTGCTCACCAGCCTGAGCAGCCCCACGGACAACACCACGGCGGCGCTGACCGAGGTCTCCTGGACGCAGTtcaacatcatcatcctggCCGTCATCATCCtgatggtggtgctgctgctgggcttcgTTGGAGGTGTGTACACCTACAGGGAGTATCAGAACCGCAAGCTCAACGCCCCCTTCTGGACCATTGAACTGAAGGAGGACaacatcagcttcagcagctacCACGACAGCATCCCCAACGCCGACGTGTCCGGCCTGCTGGAGGACGAGGCCAACGAGGTGGCGCCCAACGGCCAGCTGGCGCTCAGCACGCAGGGCAACTGCTACAAGGCCTAG
- the golga1 gene encoding golgin subfamily A member 1 isoform X1, with protein sequence MFAKLKKKIAEEAATAPRTGVRIPRTISKESITSVGADSGDDFASDGSSSRDDLPAQLLRRNDQIRKLEAKLSDYAEQLRIMQKTQDKLEIALEKHQDSSIKKLQEQNESHLASRAKMAEGMTLALEKKDQEWLEKMASLEKEKAALSAQVEEMMEQSLALFQKRDDLDELEGFQQQELAKVKHMLLRKEEQLSQGERELQRKEAEVQSAKRVLTDARGKLQAVEQHYEESCRLNSELEIEREELLLLREEADKKIGELEGRCQDLQSVIQQVSEDFQKSQSMVSTLEKSLHDLQSDHDALKLQQQKAAVAEEDKDRLLADLQKKVTSLERRLQGNLSQDEHLQELLQEKSSVEENLEETRAELLAARTNHADTVCSLEAQVSRMSCSITELQTLLRHKDESSRCYRERTDTQITNLEQQVLESSEKLKSAEQQITEKQQQMDKLEGDWSSEKAFLDQQVCLLELQSKEKCSRLEESITSLQTDKQTLLDKMSALEKQRNDGNSTLRQQTEELEQCRAELSSRLTVSTEIAKALEETRRQKEDLQTKVGELTTSLQSSQQDLSLVTEKLTLREKDVSRLQTEVQIRQASVDQLQEEVDQLRAQLEQMEQEKESQLICLREELLSQTQQLDSCQTRISYLEVEVETLTEQLQTPEVCEEDQNGSVMMDDLDHIQKVNRDLEQQLGDKNRTIKQLQQRLAELKRTLQKELKIKPEQETDGRLQDGRADKQQRISPDAPPASTPSPPTSNTTVTNTSDLNDSREINFEYLKHVVLKFMSSRDAEAYQLIRAVSVLLNFTREEEDMLKQTLEYKMSWFGSKPSPKGSVRPSISGSSTHWGY encoded by the exons ATGTTTGCCAAGCTGAAAAAGAAGATTGCAGAGGAGGCAGCCACAGCTCCTCGGACTGGCGTTCGTATACCACGCACCATCAGCAAGGAATCCATTACTTCAGTGGGAGCAGACTCTGGGGATGACTTT gcaTCTGATGGGAGCAGCTCCAGGGATGACCTGCCTGCTCAACTTCTCAGAAGGAATGATCAGATTCGCAAGCTGGAGGCCAAGCTGTCAG ACTACGCTGAGCAACTACGAATTATGCAGAAGACCCAGGACAAGCTTGAAATTGCATTAGAAAAACATCAGGATT CATCCATAAAGAAACTGCAAGAACAGAATGAATCTCACCTTGCCAGCAGAGCAAAGATGGCAGAGGGAATGACTTTAGCACTGGAAAAGAAGGATCAG GAGTGGCTGGAGAAGATGGCTAGTTTGGAAAAG GAGAAGGCTGCTTTGTCAGCACAGGTAGAGGAGATGATGGAGCAAAGCTTAGCTCTCTTCCAGAAAAGGGATGACCTGGATGAACTGGAGGGCTTTCAGCAACAGGAACTTGCTAAAGTTAAACACATG TtgctgaggaaggaggagcagctgagccaaggagagagagagcttcagCGAAAAGAAGCCGAAGTGCAGTCAGCCAAGCGAGTGCTGACTGACGCCAGAGGCAAACTtcaggctgtggagcagcattATGAGGAGAGCTGCAGACTCAACTCTGAACTGGAAATAGAGCG agaggaactgctgctgctcagagaggaagcagacaaGAAGATTGGTGAGTTGGAGGGACGGTGCCAGGACCTGCAGTCAGTCATCCAGCAGGTCTCAGAAGACTTCCAGAAG tcaCAGAGTATGGTTTCAACTTTAGAGAAGTCCCTCCATGATTTACAGTCCGACCACGATGCCCTTAAGTTGCAACAGCAAAAG GCTGCTGTGGCAGAGGAGGACAAGGATCGCTTGTTGGCTGATCTCCAAAAGAAAGTCACCTCTCTGGAGAGACGACTTCAGGGAAACCTGAGCCAGGATGAGCATCTGCAGGAGCTCCTCCAGGAG AAGTCCAGCGTGGAGGAAAACCTGGAGGAGACCCGAGCAGAGCTACTGGCTGCTCGGACTAACCATGCTGACACGGTCTGCTCTTTGGAAG CTCAGGTATCCAGAATGAGTTGCAGTATTACTGAGCTGCAGACGCTTCTGCGACACAAAGATGAGTCGTCAAGGTGttacagagagaggacagacacacag ATAACTAacctggagcagcaggttcTAGAGAGTAGTGAAAAACTGAAAAGTGCAGAGCAGCAAatcacagagaaacagcagcagatggataAACTG GAGGGAGACTGGAGCTCGGAGAAAGCCTTCCTGGATCAGCAAGTgtgtctgctggagctgcagagtaaGGAGAAGTGCAGTCGGTTGGAGGAGAGCATCACTTCtctacagacagacaaacagacccTGCTGGATAAGATG TCTGCcctggagaagcagagaaatgaTGGGAACTCTACactgaggcagcagacagaggagctggagcaatGCAGG GCTGAGCTAAGCAGTCGGCTGACAGTAAGCACAGAAATTGCCAAAGCTCTGGAAGAAACCAGGCGTCAAAAGGAGGATCTGCAAACCAAG GTTGGAGAGCTGACCACATCTTTACAGAGCTCACAACAGGACCTGTCGTTGGTCACTGAAAAGCTGACACTGAGAGAGAAAGACGTCTCAAGACTTCAAACCG AGGTACAGATTCGCCAGGCGTCAGTGgaccagctgcaggaggaggttgATCAGCTGCGAGCCCAGCTTGAAcagatggagcaggagaaggagtcCCAGCTGATCTGCCTGAGAGAGGAGCTGTTGAGTCAGACTCAGCAGCTCGACAGCTGCCAGACACGG ATCTCAtacctggaggtggaggtggaaacCCTaacagagcagcttcaaaccCCTGAAGTGTGTGAGGAAGATCAAAATGGCAGCGTGATGATGGACGATCTGGATCACATTCAGAAAGTCAACAGagacctggagcagcagcttggTGACAAGAACAGA ACCATCAAGCAGCTGCAACAAAGACTGGCAGAACTGAAGAGGACACTACAGAAAGAACTG AAGATAAAGCCTGAGCAAGAAACCGACGGGAGGTTACAGGATGGCAGAGCGGATAAACAGCAGAGGATTTCCCCAGACGCCCCACCGGCCTCAACCCCAAGCCCCCCAACCTCCAACACTACCGTGACCAACACCTCAGACCTCAATGACTCACGGGAAATCAACTTTGAGTATCTCAAACATGTGGTTCTCAAGTTCATGTCATCCAGAGATGCAGAG GCCTATCAGCTAATACGAGCTGTGTCGGTACTACTGAACTTCACTCGCGAGGAAGAGGATATGCTGAAGCAAACATTGGAGTACAAG ATGTCCTGGTTTGGGTCCAAGCCTTCCCCAAAAGGCAGTGTCCGGCCTTCTATTTCAGGCAGCTCAACTCACTGGGGCTACTGA
- the LOC114845397 gene encoding lymphotoxin-alpha-like gives MEMLDSGGSLIREWKSSMEHDECSCCEAHGGFRRQSPQLLQRYERSLRLLALACVLLTSLTLASVIAFVLVVRDDRASSKQPAKQPDNLSPGGEAERQQLRDGGSPRAMLTAPPDNVIQGEYLQWENETGSAFCHGGFSYSKGSLVVPEDGFYRVFLQITYSKECGSEDKCEKLELRNKVLHYHDSHAKDKCILSSFDRVSCSIGCDEQWPKSLYTSGIFELMANSLLRVTSSHPGLIAKWEHNVFFGAERLPP, from the exons ATGGAGATGTTGGACTCGGGCGGGAGTTTGATCCGCGAGTGGAAGTCCAGCATGGAGCACGACGAGTGCAGCTGCTGCGAAGCCCACGGAGGCTTCCGCCGCCAGAGcccgcagctcctccagcgctaCGAGAGGAGCCTCCGGCTGCTGGCGCTGGCGTGCGTCCTGCTCACCTCGCTCACTCTGGCTTCCGTGATCGCGTTCGTGCTGGTGGTGCGGGATGATCGAGCGTCGTCCAAGCAG CCTGCAAAGCAGCCTGACAACCTCTCACCAG GAGGTGAAGCTGaacggcagcagctcagagacggGGGGAGTCCGAGGGCCATGCTGACAG CTCCCCCGGATAACGTCATTCAGGGGGAATACCTCCAGTGGGAGAATGAGACGGGATCAGCCTTCTGTCACGGAGGGTTCAGCTACTCGAAGGGAAGTCTGGTGGTGCCAGAAGACGGCTTCTACAGAGTCTTCCTGCAGATCACCTACAGTAAGGAGTGCGGCAGCGAGGACAAGTGCGAGAAGCTGGAGCTCCGCAACAAGGTGCTTCACTACCATGACAGTCATGCAAAAGATAAATGCATCCTGTCGTCATTCGACAGGGTGAGTTGCAGCATAGGCTGTGATGAACAGTGGCCCAAGTCCCTCTATACGTCTGGCATATTTGAGCTGATGGCTAACAGCCTCCTACGCGTGACCTCATCGCACCCAGGACTCATTGCGAAGTGGGAACACAATGTGTTCTTTGGGGCCGAACGTCTGCCTCCTTAA
- the rpl35 gene encoding 60S ribosomal protein L35 — MAKIKARDLRGKKKEELLKQLDDLKNELSQLRVAKVTGGAASKLSKIRVVRKSIARVLTVINQTQKENLRKFYKGKKYKPLDLRPKKTRAMRRRLNKHEEGLRTRKQQKKDFLYSIRKYAVKA, encoded by the exons ATG GCCAAAATCAAGGCAAGAGATCTGCGGGGCAAGAAGAAGGaagagctgctgaagcagctggatGACCTGAAGAATGAACTGTCCCAGCTCCGTGTGGCCAAGGTTACCGGCGGAGCTGCCTCCAAGCTTTCCAAGAT TCGTGTTGTCCGCAAGTCCATTGCCAGAGTCCTGACTGTAATCAACCAGACGCAGAAGGAGAACCTGAGGAAGTTCTACAAG GGCAAGAAGTACAAGCCCCTGGACTTGAGACCCAAGAAAACCAGAGCTATGCGTCGCCGGCTCAACAAGCACGAAGAGGGTCTGCgcaccaggaagcagcagaaaaaagATTTCCTCTACTCAATCCGCAAATATGCAGTTAAAGCTTAA
- the LOC114845396 gene encoding serine/threonine-protein phosphatase 6 catalytic subunit yields MAPLDLDKYAEIAKQCKYLPENDLKRLCDYVCDLLLEESNVQPVSTPVTVCGDIHGQFYDLCELFRTGGQVPDTNYIFMGDFVDRGYYSLETFTYLLVLKAKWPDRITLLRGNHESRQITQVYGFYDECQTKYGNANAWRYCTKVFDMLTVAALMDEQILCVHGGLSPDIKTLDQIRTIERNQEIPHKGAFCDLVWSDPEDVDTWAISPRGAGWLFGAKVTNEFVHINNLKLICRAHQLVHEGYKFMFDEKLVTVWSAPNYCYRCGNIASIMVFKDANTREPKLFRAVPDSERVIPPRTTTPYFL; encoded by the exons ATGGCGCCGTTGGATCTGGATAAATATGCGGAGATCGCCAAACAGTGCAAATATCTTCCAGAAAATGACCTCAAG AGGTTATGTGACTATGTGTGCGATCTGCTGTTGGAGGAGTCCAATGTTCAGCCTGTCTCTACTCCTGTAACAGTATGTGGGGACATACATGGACAG TTCTATGATCTTTGTGAGCTCTTTCGGACTGGTGGCCAGGTTCCAGACACAAATTACATATTTATG GGCGACTTTGTTGACCGGGGGTATTACAGTCTGGAGACATTCACCTACCTGTTGGTGCTGAAAGCCAAGTGGCCTGACCGCATCACACTCCTACGTGGAAACCATGAAAGCAGACAGATCACACAAGTTTATGGATTTTATG ACGAGTGCCAGACCAAGTATGGAAATGCCAATGCGTGGCGGTATTGCACTAAGGTGTTTGATATGTTAACAGTAGCAGCT CTCATGGATGAACAGATCCTGTGTGTTCATGGAGGCCTCTCTCCAGACATTAAGACCTTAGACCAAATTCGAACCATTGAACGAAACCAGGAGATTCCCCACAAAGGAGCGTTTTGTGATCTGGTGTGGTCAGACCCTGAGGATGTGGACACTTGGGCCATCAGCCCCAGAGGAGCTGGCTGGCTGTTTGGGGCAAAGGTCACAAATGAG tttgttCACATCAACAACCTTAAGCTGATATGCCGTGCACATCAACTGGTCCATGAGGGCTACAAGTTCATGTTTGACGAGAAACTGGTCACAGTGTGGTCGGCTCCCAACTACTGCTATCGCTGTGGCAACATCGCCTCCATTATGGTCTTCAAAGATGCTAACACGAGAGAGCCAAAGCTCTTTAGAGCAGTGCCAGACTCTGAAAGAGTCATTCCACCCCGAACAACAACCCCTTATTTCCTGTAA
- the golga1 gene encoding golgin subfamily A member 1 isoform X2: protein MFAKLKKKIAEEAATAPRTGVRIPRTISKESITSVGADSGDDFASDGSSSRDDLPAQLLRRNDQIRKLEAKLSASIKKLQEQNESHLASRAKMAEGMTLALEKKDQEWLEKMASLEKEKAALSAQVEEMMEQSLALFQKRDDLDELEGFQQQELAKVKHMLLRKEEQLSQGERELQRKEAEVQSAKRVLTDARGKLQAVEQHYEESCRLNSELEIEREELLLLREEADKKIGELEGRCQDLQSVIQQVSEDFQKSQSMVSTLEKSLHDLQSDHDALKLQQQKAAVAEEDKDRLLADLQKKVTSLERRLQGNLSQDEHLQELLQEKSSVEENLEETRAELLAARTNHADTVCSLEAQVSRMSCSITELQTLLRHKDESSRCYRERTDTQITNLEQQVLESSEKLKSAEQQITEKQQQMDKLEGDWSSEKAFLDQQVCLLELQSKEKCSRLEESITSLQTDKQTLLDKMSALEKQRNDGNSTLRQQTEELEQCRAELSSRLTVSTEIAKALEETRRQKEDLQTKVGELTTSLQSSQQDLSLVTEKLTLREKDVSRLQTEVQIRQASVDQLQEEVDQLRAQLEQMEQEKESQLICLREELLSQTQQLDSCQTRISYLEVEVETLTEQLQTPEVCEEDQNGSVMMDDLDHIQKVNRDLEQQLGDKNRTIKQLQQRLAELKRTLQKELKIKPEQETDGRLQDGRADKQQRISPDAPPASTPSPPTSNTTVTNTSDLNDSREINFEYLKHVVLKFMSSRDAEAYQLIRAVSVLLNFTREEEDMLKQTLEYKMSWFGSKPSPKGSVRPSISGSSTHWGY, encoded by the exons ATGTTTGCCAAGCTGAAAAAGAAGATTGCAGAGGAGGCAGCCACAGCTCCTCGGACTGGCGTTCGTATACCACGCACCATCAGCAAGGAATCCATTACTTCAGTGGGAGCAGACTCTGGGGATGACTTT gcaTCTGATGGGAGCAGCTCCAGGGATGACCTGCCTGCTCAACTTCTCAGAAGGAATGATCAGATTCGCAAGCTGGAGGCCAAGCTGTCAG CATCCATAAAGAAACTGCAAGAACAGAATGAATCTCACCTTGCCAGCAGAGCAAAGATGGCAGAGGGAATGACTTTAGCACTGGAAAAGAAGGATCAG GAGTGGCTGGAGAAGATGGCTAGTTTGGAAAAG GAGAAGGCTGCTTTGTCAGCACAGGTAGAGGAGATGATGGAGCAAAGCTTAGCTCTCTTCCAGAAAAGGGATGACCTGGATGAACTGGAGGGCTTTCAGCAACAGGAACTTGCTAAAGTTAAACACATG TtgctgaggaaggaggagcagctgagccaaggagagagagagcttcagCGAAAAGAAGCCGAAGTGCAGTCAGCCAAGCGAGTGCTGACTGACGCCAGAGGCAAACTtcaggctgtggagcagcattATGAGGAGAGCTGCAGACTCAACTCTGAACTGGAAATAGAGCG agaggaactgctgctgctcagagaggaagcagacaaGAAGATTGGTGAGTTGGAGGGACGGTGCCAGGACCTGCAGTCAGTCATCCAGCAGGTCTCAGAAGACTTCCAGAAG tcaCAGAGTATGGTTTCAACTTTAGAGAAGTCCCTCCATGATTTACAGTCCGACCACGATGCCCTTAAGTTGCAACAGCAAAAG GCTGCTGTGGCAGAGGAGGACAAGGATCGCTTGTTGGCTGATCTCCAAAAGAAAGTCACCTCTCTGGAGAGACGACTTCAGGGAAACCTGAGCCAGGATGAGCATCTGCAGGAGCTCCTCCAGGAG AAGTCCAGCGTGGAGGAAAACCTGGAGGAGACCCGAGCAGAGCTACTGGCTGCTCGGACTAACCATGCTGACACGGTCTGCTCTTTGGAAG CTCAGGTATCCAGAATGAGTTGCAGTATTACTGAGCTGCAGACGCTTCTGCGACACAAAGATGAGTCGTCAAGGTGttacagagagaggacagacacacag ATAACTAacctggagcagcaggttcTAGAGAGTAGTGAAAAACTGAAAAGTGCAGAGCAGCAAatcacagagaaacagcagcagatggataAACTG GAGGGAGACTGGAGCTCGGAGAAAGCCTTCCTGGATCAGCAAGTgtgtctgctggagctgcagagtaaGGAGAAGTGCAGTCGGTTGGAGGAGAGCATCACTTCtctacagacagacaaacagacccTGCTGGATAAGATG TCTGCcctggagaagcagagaaatgaTGGGAACTCTACactgaggcagcagacagaggagctggagcaatGCAGG GCTGAGCTAAGCAGTCGGCTGACAGTAAGCACAGAAATTGCCAAAGCTCTGGAAGAAACCAGGCGTCAAAAGGAGGATCTGCAAACCAAG GTTGGAGAGCTGACCACATCTTTACAGAGCTCACAACAGGACCTGTCGTTGGTCACTGAAAAGCTGACACTGAGAGAGAAAGACGTCTCAAGACTTCAAACCG AGGTACAGATTCGCCAGGCGTCAGTGgaccagctgcaggaggaggttgATCAGCTGCGAGCCCAGCTTGAAcagatggagcaggagaaggagtcCCAGCTGATCTGCCTGAGAGAGGAGCTGTTGAGTCAGACTCAGCAGCTCGACAGCTGCCAGACACGG ATCTCAtacctggaggtggaggtggaaacCCTaacagagcagcttcaaaccCCTGAAGTGTGTGAGGAAGATCAAAATGGCAGCGTGATGATGGACGATCTGGATCACATTCAGAAAGTCAACAGagacctggagcagcagcttggTGACAAGAACAGA ACCATCAAGCAGCTGCAACAAAGACTGGCAGAACTGAAGAGGACACTACAGAAAGAACTG AAGATAAAGCCTGAGCAAGAAACCGACGGGAGGTTACAGGATGGCAGAGCGGATAAACAGCAGAGGATTTCCCCAGACGCCCCACCGGCCTCAACCCCAAGCCCCCCAACCTCCAACACTACCGTGACCAACACCTCAGACCTCAATGACTCACGGGAAATCAACTTTGAGTATCTCAAACATGTGGTTCTCAAGTTCATGTCATCCAGAGATGCAGAG GCCTATCAGCTAATACGAGCTGTGTCGGTACTACTGAACTTCACTCGCGAGGAAGAGGATATGCTGAAGCAAACATTGGAGTACAAG ATGTCCTGGTTTGGGTCCAAGCCTTCCCCAAAAGGCAGTGTCCGGCCTTCTATTTCAGGCAGCTCAACTCACTGGGGCTACTGA